The Lycium barbarum isolate Lr01 chromosome 12, ASM1917538v2, whole genome shotgun sequence genome includes a region encoding these proteins:
- the LOC132622203 gene encoding ferredoxin--NADP reductase, leaf-type isozyme, chloroplastic-like isoform X2, with protein sequence MLNQLITPEKDPTPFLCPKIILINQHFDTPLLISYSTIFLSIITMAAALSASVSLPSSNSTSLSIRTTFISAEKITFNKVPLSHRNVSVGRKVSPIRAQVTTEAPAKVEKVSKKQDEGVVVNKFRPKEPYIGRCLLNTKITGDDAPGETWHMVFSTEGEIPYREGQSIGVIPDGVDSNGKPHKLRLYSIASSALGDFGDSKTVSLCVKRLVYTNDKGEIVKGVCSNFLCDLKPGAEVKITGPVGKEMLMPKDPNATVVMLATGTGIAPFRAFLWKMFFEKHEDYKFNGLAWLFLGVPTSSSLLYKEEFEKMKEKAPENFRLDFAVSREQTNEKGEKMYIQTRMAQYAEELWTLLKKDNTFVYMCGLKGMEQGIDDIMTSLAERDGINWADYKKQLKKAEQWNVEVY encoded by the exons ATGCTTAATCAACTCATAACTCCAGAAAAAGATCCTACCCCCTTCCTTTGTCCTAAAATTATTCTTATCAACCAACATTTTGATACACCACTCTTAATTTCTTATAGTACTATATTTCTCAGCATCATAACCATGGCTGCTGCATTAAGTGCTTCAGTCTCTCTTCCATCCTCTAATTCCACTTCTCTTTCCATCAGAACCACCTTTATTTCCGCGGAAAAAATCACTTTCAACAAG GTTCCTTTGTCCCACAGAAATGTATCAGTTGGCAGAAAAGTGTCTCCTATTAGAGCTCAAGTCACAACAGAAGCTCCTGCAAAGGTTGAGAAGGTATCAAAGAAACAGGACGAGGGCGTAGTTGTAAACAAATTCAGGCCAAAGGAACCTTACATTGGTAGATGTCTTCTCAACACTAAGATCACTGGAGATGATGCCCCTGGAGAAACTTGGCATATGGTCTTTTCCACTGAGG GAGAGATACCATACAGAGAAGGCCAATCCATTGGAGTGATTCCAGATGGTGTTGACAGTAATGGAAAGCCTCACAAGCTCAGATTGTACTCCATCGCTAGCAGTGCCCTCGGTGACTTTGGAGACTCCAAAACC GTGTCTCTGTGTGTCAAAAGGCTTGTCTACACCAATGACAAAGGGGAAATAGTTAAAGGGGTCTGCTCGAACTTCTTAT GCGACTTGAAGCCTGGAGCTGAAGTTAAGATTACTGGACCTGTTGGGAAAGAAATGCTCATGCCAAAGGATCCCAATGCTACAGTTGTAATG CTTGCCACAGGAACTGGAATAGCTCCTTTCCGTGCATTCTTGTGGAAAATGTTCTTTGAGAAGCACGAGGATTACAAG TTCAATGGTTTGGCTTGGCTTTTCTTGGGTGTTCCAACAAGTAGCTCACTGCTTTACAAGGAG GAATTCGAGAAAATGAAGGAGAAGGCCCCAGAAAACTTCAGACTGGACTTTGCTGTGAGCAGGGAGCAAACTAATGAGAAAGGTGAAAAGATGTACATCCAGACCAGAATGGCTCAATATGCTGAAGAACTATGGACTTTGCTCAAGAAAGACAATACATTTGTGTACATGTGTGGACTCAAGGGCATGGAGCAGGGAATTGATGACATAATGACTTCACTTGCTGAAAGAGATG GTATTAATTGGGCAGATTACAAAAAGCAGTTGAAGAAGGCAGAGCAATGGAATGTGGAAGTCTACTAA
- the LOC132622203 gene encoding ferredoxin--NADP reductase, leaf-type isozyme, chloroplastic-like isoform X1: protein MLNQLITPEKDPTPFLCPKIILINQHFDTPLLISYSTIFLSIITMAAALSASVSLPSSNSTSLSIRTTFISAEKITFNKLYLFEQVPLSHRNVSVGRKVSPIRAQVTTEAPAKVEKVSKKQDEGVVVNKFRPKEPYIGRCLLNTKITGDDAPGETWHMVFSTEGEIPYREGQSIGVIPDGVDSNGKPHKLRLYSIASSALGDFGDSKTVSLCVKRLVYTNDKGEIVKGVCSNFLCDLKPGAEVKITGPVGKEMLMPKDPNATVVMLATGTGIAPFRAFLWKMFFEKHEDYKFNGLAWLFLGVPTSSSLLYKEEFEKMKEKAPENFRLDFAVSREQTNEKGEKMYIQTRMAQYAEELWTLLKKDNTFVYMCGLKGMEQGIDDIMTSLAERDGINWADYKKQLKKAEQWNVEVY, encoded by the exons ATGCTTAATCAACTCATAACTCCAGAAAAAGATCCTACCCCCTTCCTTTGTCCTAAAATTATTCTTATCAACCAACATTTTGATACACCACTCTTAATTTCTTATAGTACTATATTTCTCAGCATCATAACCATGGCTGCTGCATTAAGTGCTTCAGTCTCTCTTCCATCCTCTAATTCCACTTCTCTTTCCATCAGAACCACCTTTATTTCCGCGGAAAAAATCACTTTCAACAAG TTATATTTGTTTGAGCAGGTTCCTTTGTCCCACAGAAATGTATCAGTTGGCAGAAAAGTGTCTCCTATTAGAGCTCAAGTCACAACAGAAGCTCCTGCAAAGGTTGAGAAGGTATCAAAGAAACAGGACGAGGGCGTAGTTGTAAACAAATTCAGGCCAAAGGAACCTTACATTGGTAGATGTCTTCTCAACACTAAGATCACTGGAGATGATGCCCCTGGAGAAACTTGGCATATGGTCTTTTCCACTGAGG GAGAGATACCATACAGAGAAGGCCAATCCATTGGAGTGATTCCAGATGGTGTTGACAGTAATGGAAAGCCTCACAAGCTCAGATTGTACTCCATCGCTAGCAGTGCCCTCGGTGACTTTGGAGACTCCAAAACC GTGTCTCTGTGTGTCAAAAGGCTTGTCTACACCAATGACAAAGGGGAAATAGTTAAAGGGGTCTGCTCGAACTTCTTAT GCGACTTGAAGCCTGGAGCTGAAGTTAAGATTACTGGACCTGTTGGGAAAGAAATGCTCATGCCAAAGGATCCCAATGCTACAGTTGTAATG CTTGCCACAGGAACTGGAATAGCTCCTTTCCGTGCATTCTTGTGGAAAATGTTCTTTGAGAAGCACGAGGATTACAAG TTCAATGGTTTGGCTTGGCTTTTCTTGGGTGTTCCAACAAGTAGCTCACTGCTTTACAAGGAG GAATTCGAGAAAATGAAGGAGAAGGCCCCAGAAAACTTCAGACTGGACTTTGCTGTGAGCAGGGAGCAAACTAATGAGAAAGGTGAAAAGATGTACATCCAGACCAGAATGGCTCAATATGCTGAAGAACTATGGACTTTGCTCAAGAAAGACAATACATTTGTGTACATGTGTGGACTCAAGGGCATGGAGCAGGGAATTGATGACATAATGACTTCACTTGCTGAAAGAGATG GTATTAATTGGGCAGATTACAAAAAGCAGTTGAAGAAGGCAGAGCAATGGAATGTGGAAGTCTACTAA
- the LOC132623152 gene encoding pectinesterase-like: MQKKEMTLGLLALLSTIFWGLESSPPPSPSSDHFDAIVAIDGSGDFKTITEALQAAPTNSETRYNIKIKEGTYNESVFVDKHKTNITFIGEGVDRTIITGSKSNGTGFQTSDTATADVHGYGFIAQDITFQNTAGPSMHQAVAASISGDHVTFYRCKFDGYQDTPYTKKGVQYFRDCDVYGTVDFIFGNAKVIFQNCNIYAKRPEDNQNEVTITAQGRKHKNEDTAIVLQGCTINVMQDLREHEPKVRVFLGRSWKSHSRTIIMSSYLDDFIDPEGWAQWHGKKEDIYFAEYHNTGPGANTSLRVNWERNISKNEASNFTVRNFLHGYEWIPTEIPNALDLV, from the exons ATGCAGAAAAAAGAGATGACACTCGGTTTATTAGCGTTATTATCAACAATATTTTGGGGTTTAGAGAgctctcctcctccttctccttcttctgaTCATTTCGATGCCATAGTTGCAATAGATGGAAGTGGAGATTTCAAGACCATAACAGAGGCATTACAAGCAGCTCCTACTAACAGTGAAACGAGATACAACATCAAGATCAAAGAGGGGACATATAATGAATCTGTTTTTGTTGATAAACATAAAACTAACATTACATTCATTGGTGAAGGAGTGGACCGTACCATCATAACAGGATCTAAAAGCAATGGGACTGGCTTCCAAACAAGCGACACAGCTACAGCAG ATGTACATGGCTATGGATTCATAGCACAAGATATCACATTCCAAAACACTGCTGGACCATCTATGCACCAAGCAGTTGCAGCGAGTATTTCAGGTGACCACGTTACATTCTACAGATGCAAGTTCGATGGGTATCAAGATACACCTTACACAAAAAAAGGTGTCCAATATTTCAGAGATTGTGATGTCTATGGTACTGTAGACTTCATATTTGGTAATGCGAAAGTCATTTTTCAAAATTGCAATATCTATGCTAAAAGACCTGAAGATAATCAAAATGAAGTGACAATAACTGCCCAAGGAAGAAAACACAAAAACGAAGATACTGCTATCGTCCTTCAAGGTTGCACCATAAACGTCATGCAAGATCTGCGCGAGCATGAACCAAAG GTACGAGTCTTTCTTGGAAGGTCTTGGAAAAGTCACTCTCGAACAATCATCATGTCAAGTTATCTAGATGACTTTATCGATCCTGAAGGTTGGGCTCAATGGCATGGAAAAAAAGAAGATATATATTTTGCTGAGTATCATAACACAGGGCCAGGAGCAAACACAAGTCTCAGAGTGAACTGGGAAAGAAATATTTCAAAGAATGAAGCTTCTAACTTTACTGTTCGAAACTTTCTCCATGGATATGAATGGATACCCACAGAAATACCAAATGCACTTGATTTAGTTTAA
- the LOC132622203 gene encoding ferredoxin--NADP reductase, leaf-type isozyme, chloroplastic-like isoform X3, translating to MVFSTEGEIPYREGQSIGVIPDGVDSNGKPHKLRLYSIASSALGDFGDSKTVSLCVKRLVYTNDKGEIVKGVCSNFLCDLKPGAEVKITGPVGKEMLMPKDPNATVVMLATGTGIAPFRAFLWKMFFEKHEDYKFNGLAWLFLGVPTSSSLLYKEEFEKMKEKAPENFRLDFAVSREQTNEKGEKMYIQTRMAQYAEELWTLLKKDNTFVYMCGLKGMEQGIDDIMTSLAERDGINWADYKKQLKKAEQWNVEVY from the exons ATGGTCTTTTCCACTGAGG GAGAGATACCATACAGAGAAGGCCAATCCATTGGAGTGATTCCAGATGGTGTTGACAGTAATGGAAAGCCTCACAAGCTCAGATTGTACTCCATCGCTAGCAGTGCCCTCGGTGACTTTGGAGACTCCAAAACC GTGTCTCTGTGTGTCAAAAGGCTTGTCTACACCAATGACAAAGGGGAAATAGTTAAAGGGGTCTGCTCGAACTTCTTAT GCGACTTGAAGCCTGGAGCTGAAGTTAAGATTACTGGACCTGTTGGGAAAGAAATGCTCATGCCAAAGGATCCCAATGCTACAGTTGTAATG CTTGCCACAGGAACTGGAATAGCTCCTTTCCGTGCATTCTTGTGGAAAATGTTCTTTGAGAAGCACGAGGATTACAAG TTCAATGGTTTGGCTTGGCTTTTCTTGGGTGTTCCAACAAGTAGCTCACTGCTTTACAAGGAG GAATTCGAGAAAATGAAGGAGAAGGCCCCAGAAAACTTCAGACTGGACTTTGCTGTGAGCAGGGAGCAAACTAATGAGAAAGGTGAAAAGATGTACATCCAGACCAGAATGGCTCAATATGCTGAAGAACTATGGACTTTGCTCAAGAAAGACAATACATTTGTGTACATGTGTGGACTCAAGGGCATGGAGCAGGGAATTGATGACATAATGACTTCACTTGCTGAAAGAGATG GTATTAATTGGGCAGATTACAAAAAGCAGTTGAAGAAGGCAGAGCAATGGAATGTGGAAGTCTACTAA